A portion of the Saccharospirillaceae bacterium genome contains these proteins:
- the dksA gene encoding RNA polymerase-binding protein DksA, producing the protein MPESKEFALTNFTPYQPAEGEEYMSDAQLEHFNNILLNWKQELMEEVDRTKEHMQTELNNYADPNDRASQEEEFNLELRTRDRERKLIKKIDKTIDKIDSGDYGYCDACGIEIGIRRLEARPTADLCIDCKTLAEIKEKQLGV; encoded by the coding sequence ATGCCAGAAAGTAAAGAATTTGCTCTGACCAACTTCACTCCGTACCAGCCGGCTGAAGGCGAAGAGTATATGAGTGACGCTCAGCTTGAACACTTCAACAACATCCTGCTCAACTGGAAGCAAGAGCTGATGGAGGAAGTTGATCGCACGAAAGAGCACATGCAAACCGAGCTGAACAACTACGCAGACCCTAATGATCGTGCCAGCCAGGAAGAAGAATTTAACCTGGAGCTGCGTACCCGCGATCGTGAGCGTAAGTTGATCAAGAAAATCGACAAAACTATCGATAAAATTGACTCCGGCGACTACGGCTACTGCGATGCCTGCGGTATCGAAATTGGTATCCGCCGCTTGGAAGCACGGCCAACCGCCGATCTGTGTATCGATTGTAAAACCCTGGCTGAGATCAAAGAGAAGCAGCTGGGCGTATAG
- the gluQRS gene encoding tRNA glutamyl-Q(34) synthetase GluQRS: MLAPYIGRFAPSPTGPLHFGSLLAALASYLDARSQNGQWLVRIEDLDPPREDPNAADQILNILDAYQLHWDGDVRYQSQRTSAYQAILEQLKQSNHAFPCGCSRKQLAGQLHDGICQLPENLKERGDYAWRFCVGQGPRSFIDGLQGGYCESLENDIGDFVLKRRDGPWSYQLAVVADDADQRITHVVRGIDLIDSTIRQQCLQQALDFPVPHYAHIPVAVERNGQKLSKQNLATALQPDESGNTLWNALLWLRQSPPTELRNCGNESVLKWAITHWQQQKLRGIKENPAPLEFLRHN, encoded by the coding sequence ATGCTTGCGCCATATATCGGTCGTTTCGCTCCCTCACCCACCGGTCCGCTGCATTTTGGATCTCTTTTAGCCGCGCTCGCCAGTTATCTCGATGCCCGCAGCCAAAATGGCCAGTGGCTGGTTCGGATAGAGGATCTCGACCCTCCCCGGGAAGATCCGAACGCTGCTGATCAGATCCTGAATATTCTTGACGCCTATCAGCTTCATTGGGATGGTGACGTTCGTTATCAGAGTCAACGTACCTCAGCCTACCAGGCGATTCTCGAGCAGCTAAAACAGTCCAACCATGCCTTTCCTTGTGGCTGCTCGCGTAAACAGTTGGCTGGCCAATTGCATGACGGCATCTGCCAGCTTCCCGAAAATCTGAAAGAACGCGGCGATTACGCTTGGCGCTTTTGTGTTGGCCAGGGGCCGCGCAGTTTTATCGATGGCTTACAGGGTGGATACTGCGAATCACTGGAAAACGACATTGGCGATTTCGTACTGAAGCGCCGCGATGGCCCCTGGTCATACCAACTGGCGGTGGTTGCCGATGATGCTGATCAGAGAATTACTCATGTGGTACGTGGCATCGACCTGATCGACTCCACTATTCGTCAGCAGTGCCTGCAACAAGCGCTGGATTTTCCGGTACCGCATTACGCGCATATTCCGGTAGCGGTTGAGCGCAATGGCCAAAAGCTCAGCAAACAGAATCTGGCCACCGCGCTTCAGCCGGATGAATCCGGTAACACCCTTTGGAATGCCTTGCTGTGGTTGCGCCAGTCTCCACCAACTGAGCTGAGAAATTGTGGCAATGAATCGGTATTAAAGTGGGCAATCACTCACTGGCAACAGCAGAAGCTTAGAGGAATCAAAGAAAATCCGGCACCGCTGGAATTTTTACGCCACAATTAA
- a CDS encoding ATP-binding protein: protein MTMSFSLGQLGLIILGYLGALFTTAYAVERNWVPRRLVRHPIVYILSLGVYASAWAFYGSVGLANQYGYGFLAYYLGISGAFVMSPILLRPLLNISRIYQLSSLADLLAFRYRSRLAGMLVTLFMLAVVIPMLTLQIRAIADTLHILNSEWKAPQLAFGFCLIMILFAVLFGARHVSPREKHEGLVFALAFESLLKLSAIVVLALVALFGVFSEVGGLEQWLINNQESLNQQVTLQEGPWRTLLLVFFAAAVVMPHMFHVTFTENANSQALQPASWGFPLFLLAMAMAVPPILWAGVYLDIDLPAEYFALGIGMELESPFLVILTFLGGLAAASGIIIVITIAMAAMLLNHVVLPLHKPSPRADFYRWLLWVRRSLIAAILLLAYGFYAAVGADLDLNRLGLLAFVAAVQFLPGVLGLLYWPKSNRKGFLFGLIAGIVAWTYSMLLPFSELALGWNVPLPLPPVDESNWHLAALASFAANLGLFVLISITARQKPSEVSAAEACSIDTVSRPTRRPLIAGTSNDVIVSLSKPLGRYVAEREVYQALSDLDLPSYEDRPYALRRLRARLEANLSGLMGPTVAHDIISRYLPFQANAELSEDIYQIEQRLEGFHDRLSGLAGELDNLRRYHRQTLERLPIGVCSLADDGEILMWNQAMVDLTNIDSGEVSGSHLDRLPAPWKKLLSDFVANQQMHEHKKRLEIDARPRWYSLHKALIQPSGDQPGGIVVLMEDQTDTQLLEEELMHSERLASIGRLAAGVAHEIGNPITGIDGLAQLIRYETDNPDLQEMANQIQEQTKRVTRIVQSLMNFAHAGHHSTEHDAVKVAHCIDEAMQLLRLSKRSQDIEFLNECSPELLLLGDAQRLVQVFVNLLSNARDASQRGDRIRVTAEADEHQVVLRVIDQGHGIPEDKLDHIFEPFFTTKEVGSGTGLGLALVYSIIEEHYGHISIESPVTEDRGTCVKVSLPRYTQIEEVETSA, encoded by the coding sequence GTGACGATGAGCTTTAGCCTCGGTCAGCTCGGCCTGATTATTCTCGGTTATCTTGGTGCTCTGTTTACCACAGCTTATGCGGTAGAACGCAACTGGGTGCCACGGCGTTTAGTGCGCCACCCGATTGTCTACATCCTATCCTTGGGTGTCTATGCCAGCGCTTGGGCATTTTACGGTTCGGTAGGTCTGGCCAATCAATACGGTTACGGCTTCCTGGCGTATTACCTGGGTATTTCCGGCGCTTTTGTGATGTCGCCCATTCTGCTGCGGCCATTGTTAAATATCAGTCGGATCTACCAGCTCAGCTCTTTGGCAGATTTATTAGCATTCCGATATCGCTCCCGCTTGGCTGGGATGTTGGTTACCTTATTTATGCTGGCCGTTGTAATCCCAATGCTGACCCTGCAGATTCGCGCCATTGCCGATACTTTGCATATTCTGAACAGTGAATGGAAAGCACCTCAGCTGGCGTTCGGTTTCTGCCTGATCATGATCCTGTTTGCGGTACTTTTTGGCGCTCGGCATGTTTCTCCGCGAGAAAAACACGAAGGTCTGGTGTTCGCCCTCGCATTCGAGTCCCTGCTGAAATTATCGGCCATTGTTGTTCTCGCTTTGGTCGCTCTGTTTGGCGTATTTTCAGAAGTGGGTGGACTGGAGCAATGGCTCATCAATAATCAGGAAAGTCTGAACCAGCAAGTCACGCTGCAGGAAGGCCCCTGGCGTACCCTGTTACTGGTGTTTTTTGCCGCCGCTGTGGTGATGCCGCATATGTTCCATGTGACGTTTACTGAAAATGCAAACAGTCAGGCGCTGCAGCCTGCCAGCTGGGGATTCCCATTATTCTTGCTGGCCATGGCAATGGCTGTTCCACCGATTCTGTGGGCGGGCGTGTACCTCGATATTGATCTACCGGCTGAATACTTCGCCCTCGGCATTGGCATGGAGCTGGAATCGCCCTTCCTGGTCATCCTTACTTTCCTCGGTGGCCTGGCTGCAGCATCCGGCATCATTATTGTAATCACCATTGCAATGGCGGCCATGTTGCTCAATCACGTGGTACTGCCGTTGCATAAGCCCAGTCCGCGCGCAGATTTTTATCGTTGGCTGCTGTGGGTTCGCCGGAGTCTGATTGCCGCCATTCTGTTACTGGCATATGGATTCTATGCCGCTGTTGGCGCCGACCTGGATCTGAATCGTCTGGGATTATTGGCCTTTGTTGCTGCGGTGCAATTCCTGCCCGGTGTTCTGGGTCTGTTGTACTGGCCAAAATCCAATCGCAAAGGTTTCCTGTTCGGTTTGATTGCCGGTATTGTCGCCTGGACTTACTCAATGCTGCTGCCATTTTCAGAGCTGGCACTCGGCTGGAATGTGCCGCTACCGCTGCCGCCGGTCGACGAAAGCAACTGGCACCTGGCTGCCCTTGCCTCCTTTGCCGCCAACCTCGGTTTGTTTGTATTGATCAGCATTACAGCGCGTCAGAAGCCATCGGAGGTTTCTGCTGCGGAAGCCTGTTCAATTGATACCGTTTCACGCCCAACCCGACGGCCTTTGATCGCCGGTACTTCCAATGATGTAATTGTGTCACTCAGTAAACCACTGGGAAGATATGTCGCTGAACGAGAGGTGTACCAGGCATTATCCGATCTGGATCTGCCGTCTTACGAGGATCGCCCTTATGCTCTGCGTCGTCTGCGGGCGCGACTCGAAGCCAATCTGTCAGGTTTGATGGGCCCGACCGTCGCCCATGACATCATCAGCCGCTATCTGCCATTCCAAGCAAACGCCGAACTGAGTGAAGACATTTACCAGATTGAACAACGCCTTGAAGGTTTCCATGACCGTTTAAGTGGTCTGGCCGGGGAACTTGATAATCTCCGTCGTTATCACCGTCAGACACTCGAGCGACTGCCTATTGGTGTCTGCTCGCTGGCAGACGATGGGGAAATTCTAATGTGGAATCAGGCAATGGTTGATCTCACCAATATTGACTCCGGTGAGGTCAGCGGCTCCCATCTCGATCGCTTGCCTGCCCCCTGGAAAAAACTGCTGAGTGATTTTGTTGCCAACCAACAAATGCACGAGCATAAAAAACGCCTGGAAATTGATGCCCGACCACGCTGGTACAGCTTGCACAAAGCCTTGATCCAACCGTCTGGTGATCAACCTGGCGGGATCGTGGTATTGATGGAAGATCAGACAGACACGCAACTGCTGGAAGAAGAGTTGATGCACAGCGAACGGCTTGCATCCATCGGCCGTCTGGCGGCCGGTGTCGCCCATGAGATCGGTAATCCAATTACGGGCATTGATGGCCTGGCACAGCTGATTCGCTACGAAACAGACAACCCGGATTTGCAGGAGATGGCAAACCAGATTCAGGAACAGACCAAACGCGTTACCCGTATTGTTCAGTCACTGATGAACTTTGCCCACGCCGGTCACCATTCCACCGAGCATGATGCGGTCAAAGTCGCCCACTGTATTGATGAAGCCATGCAACTGTTGCGTCTGAGTAAACGCAGTCAGGATATTGAATTCTTAAATGAATGTTCACCGGAGCTGCTGCTGCTTGGCGACGCTCAGCGCCTGGTTCAGGTATTCGTCAATCTGTTGAGCAACGCCAGAGATGCCAGCCAGCGCGGTGACCGCATTCGTGTTACGGCGGAAGCCGACGAACACCAGGTGGTTCTGCGTGTTATTGATCAGGGCCACGGTATTCCGGAAGATAAGCTGGATCATATCTTTGAGCCTTTCTTTACGACCAAGGAAGTGGGCAGTGGTACCGGTCTGGGTTTGGCATTGGTTTACAGCATTATTGAAGAACATTATGGCCATATCAGTATAGAAAGCCCGGTAACTGAAGATCGCGGAACCTGTGTTAAAGTCAGTTTGCCGCGTTATACCCAAATTGAAGAAGTGGAAACCTCTGCATGA
- a CDS encoding sigma-54 dependent transcriptional regulator — translation MSQILVVEDESIIRLTLRKLLQRHHHDVTDVDNLDDAKAQNFEHFDLVISDLRLPGGDGTELIELAGNTPVLIMTSYASLRSAVDAMKMGAVDYIAKPFDHDEMIQAVDRILKESQIKSQSGQQSPAMQQEVSKEYPVSGIIGSCEPMLLLFKKISKVARTDATVLIQGESGTGKELVAKALHNQSRRDSAPMISVNCAAIPETLIESELFGHEKGAFTGAAAQRQGLVEAAHGGTLFLDEIGELPLEAQARLLRVLQEGEIRRVGSVQSQKVDVRLVAATHRNLKELSSRGEFREDLYYRLNVVELHLPPLRDRGDDVIELAQAMLKRACEKMAQPDMTFSEESLRSIRQYQWPGNVRELENAVERAVILADEDEPIAPEFLGIDISSDRYVSQTLQDNLLQSEPYGPVDTQEEQGDLSLDDYFVHFVLENEANMTETDLARKLGISRKSLWERRQRLGIPRKKGNK, via the coding sequence ATGAGCCAGATCTTAGTCGTTGAAGACGAATCCATTATCCGCCTGACTCTGCGCAAATTGCTGCAACGTCACCATCATGATGTTACCGATGTGGATAACCTGGACGATGCTAAAGCGCAGAACTTTGAACATTTCGACCTGGTGATCAGTGACTTACGATTACCTGGCGGCGACGGTACTGAACTCATTGAGTTAGCAGGTAACACACCGGTTCTGATTATGACCAGTTATGCCAGTCTGCGTTCGGCGGTCGATGCCATGAAGATGGGCGCCGTGGATTACATCGCCAAACCGTTTGATCATGACGAGATGATTCAGGCGGTGGACCGCATTCTGAAAGAATCTCAAATAAAAAGTCAAAGTGGTCAGCAAAGTCCGGCCATGCAACAAGAAGTCAGTAAAGAGTATCCGGTAAGCGGCATCATCGGTAGCTGTGAGCCGATGCTGCTTCTGTTTAAAAAAATCAGTAAAGTTGCCCGTACCGATGCCACCGTGCTGATTCAGGGCGAGTCCGGTACTGGTAAAGAGCTGGTTGCCAAGGCGCTGCACAACCAAAGCCGACGTGACAGTGCTCCTATGATTTCGGTGAACTGTGCGGCCATTCCGGAGACTCTGATCGAATCGGAGTTGTTCGGCCATGAGAAAGGGGCGTTTACCGGTGCAGCGGCGCAACGCCAGGGTCTGGTAGAAGCTGCCCATGGCGGCACTCTGTTTTTGGATGAGATTGGTGAATTACCGCTGGAGGCCCAGGCTCGGCTGCTGCGCGTATTACAAGAAGGCGAAATTCGTCGTGTGGGTTCAGTGCAGAGTCAGAAGGTCGATGTTCGACTGGTCGCGGCAACCCACCGCAACCTGAAAGAACTCTCGAGCCGCGGTGAGTTCCGCGAAGATTTGTATTACCGCCTGAATGTTGTTGAACTTCATCTGCCGCCACTGCGTGACCGTGGTGATGACGTTATCGAGCTGGCTCAGGCGATGTTAAAACGTGCCTGCGAAAAAATGGCACAGCCGGACATGACTTTCAGCGAGGAATCACTGCGCAGTATTCGCCAGTATCAGTGGCCGGGTAACGTACGTGAACTGGAAAATGCTGTTGAACGTGCTGTCATTCTGGCCGACGAAGACGAGCCCATTGCGCCGGAGTTCCTTGGAATCGATATCAGCAGTGATCGGTATGTCAGCCAGACACTGCAAGATAATCTGCTGCAAAGTGAACCTTACGGGCCAGTTGATACGCAAGAAGAACAAGGCGATCTATCGTTGGATGACTATTTCGTTCACTTCGTACTGGAGAACGAAGCCAACATGACAGAGACCGACCTTGCAAGAAAACTTGGCATCTCACGTAAAAGCCTGTGGGAACGCCGCCAACGTCTGGGTATTCCCCGTAAGAAGGGTAATAAATAG